One window of the Carnobacterium maltaromaticum DSM 20342 genome contains the following:
- a CDS encoding NEAT domain-containing protein, whose translation MKKMFKKLNSCLVITLLFFSLVPSYTAIAEEPLLKDGGEYQVQLNFYKDQTGGSTKESSAANAYLDHTGTIKVENNQPYLYVTVKNSGWWKNFATSKSGERPATPVPAENYQGTYQDVEVISENPADNTRKVRIKMESLDKIIFSYMHINVDTVPGFNYDNWYQVDLTIDSSSLVVVSEPVIEEPSIPVVPTELADGTYKVPFTAKHATEEKASSMQKYFDNPVWLKVENGKKTIAMNLNDSKTVTSFQTEVGGSLVETGIVSKDEAQNSRIVTFDVPNLTTDLNAHVAYQVDMGGGKLYNGQANFRLLFDPTQAVAISSSEFPSAPEPEKPTEPTELADGTYKVPFTAKHATEEKASSMQKYFDNPVWLKVENGKKTIAMNLNDSKTVTSFQTEVGGSLVETGIVSKDEAQNSRIVTFDVPNLTTDLNAHVAYQVDMGGGKLYNGQANFRLLFDPTQAVAIPSNEFPSAPEPEKPVTPVDPEKPTDPEKPINPVKPADPTNLENNHQYSVNFSVMKDDESEKSMMDQYTLKPGIIKVEKGQPYLYLTLKSSHWIKTFKTEQNGLWSDAAVVSNDTGKDYRVVKYPIANGFAKTKAQTRVTITDMPGLNYDEEYTVSINLDATSLKDITGQTPPVQLPTSPTTNGEVEPANEGTPEKLAKPNFLSANVASAQESKPVTKTKNVQTSDSANIAIYSFIFILASGYFMRRYQLKK comes from the coding sequence ATGAAAAAAATGTTTAAAAAATTAAATAGTTGTTTGGTTATCACGTTATTATTTTTTAGTTTAGTACCTTCATACACAGCTATCGCTGAGGAACCACTATTAAAAGATGGTGGTGAATATCAAGTTCAGTTGAATTTTTATAAAGATCAGACGGGTGGATCAACAAAGGAAAGTTCTGCTGCTAATGCTTATCTTGATCATACTGGAACGATTAAAGTAGAAAATAATCAACCGTATTTATATGTAACTGTAAAAAATAGTGGTTGGTGGAAAAATTTTGCTACTAGCAAGTCAGGCGAACGCCCGGCAACTCCAGTACCGGCAGAAAATTATCAAGGAACGTACCAAGATGTTGAAGTTATTTCTGAAAATCCAGCTGACAATACCCGTAAAGTCAGAATTAAAATGGAATCATTGGATAAAATTATTTTTTCATATATGCATATTAATGTAGATACAGTACCAGGTTTTAATTATGATAACTGGTATCAAGTTGACTTAACAATTGATTCTTCTTCTCTAGTTGTTGTTTCTGAACCAGTTATTGAAGAACCTTCTATACCAGTTGTACCAACTGAATTAGCAGATGGAACGTACAAAGTACCATTTACTGCGAAACATGCAACGGAAGAAAAAGCTAGCAGTATGCAAAAATACTTTGATAATCCAGTTTGGTTGAAAGTTGAAAATGGCAAAAAAACCATCGCAATGAATTTAAATGATTCTAAAACAGTAACTAGTTTCCAAACAGAAGTTGGAGGAAGCTTAGTTGAAACAGGGATAGTATCAAAAGATGAAGCGCAGAATAGTCGTATTGTCACATTTGATGTTCCAAATTTAACAACAGATTTAAATGCACATGTCGCATATCAAGTGGATATGGGTGGTGGGAAACTGTATAACGGTCAAGCGAATTTCCGTTTATTATTTGACCCAACTCAAGCAGTAGCGATTTCGAGTAGTGAGTTTCCAAGTGCTCCAGAGCCAGAAAAACCAACGGAACCAACGGAATTAGCAGATGGAACCTACAAAGTACCATTTACTGCGAAACATGCAACGGAAGAAAAAGCTAGCAGTATGCAAAAATACTTTGATAATCCAGTTTGGTTGAAAGTTGAAAATGGTAAAAAAACCATCGCAATGAATTTAAATGATTCTAAAACAGTAACTAGTTTCCAAACAGAAGTTGGAGGAAGCTTAGTTGAAACAGGGATAGTATCAAAAGATGAAGCGCAAAATAGTCGTATTGTCACATTTGATGTTCCAAATTTAACAACAGATTTAAATGCACATGTTGCATATCAAGTGGATATGGGTGGTGGAAAACTGTATAATGGCCAAGCCAATTTCCGTTTATTATTTGACCCAACTCAAGCAGTAGCTATTCCGAGTAATGAGTTTCCAAGTGCTCCAGAACCAGAAAAACCTGTAACTCCTGTAGACCCAGAGAAACCAACAGATCCAGAAAAACCAATTAACCCAGTAAAACCAGCTGATCCAACGAATCTAGAAAATAATCACCAATATAGTGTAAACTTTAGTGTTATGAAGGATGATGAATCTGAAAAGTCAATGATGGATCAATACACATTAAAACCAGGTATTATCAAAGTTGAAAAAGGACAACCTTATCTTTATCTGACTTTAAAGAGTAGTCATTGGATTAAGACATTTAAAACAGAACAAAATGGACTTTGGTCAGATGCTGCTGTAGTTAGCAATGATACTGGAAAAGACTATCGCGTTGTCAAATACCCAATTGCTAATGGTTTTGCAAAAACAAAAGCTCAAACAAGAGTGACAATTACAGACATGCCAGGGCTTAATTATGATGAAGAATATACTGTCTCAATTAATTTAGATGCTACATCACTAAAAGACATTACGGGTCAAACACCACCTGTCCAGTTGCCAACGTCACCTACGACAAATGGAGAAGTTGAACCAGCAAATGAAGGTACGCCAGAAAAATTAGCGAAACCTAACTTTTTAAGTGCCAATGTAGCATCCGCTCAAGAAAGTAAACCCGTTACTAAGACTAAAAATGTTCAAACGAGTGACTCGGCTAATATAGCCATCTATAGTTTTATTTTTATCCTAGCAAGTGGTTATTTTATGCGACGCTATCAACTAAAAAAATAA
- the isdE gene encoding heme ABC transporter substrate-binding protein IsdE: MKKQLMLVLTLLVLLLAACGNEKNPNEKENSARVDDTVTQEKKEQRVIATTVASAEIMAKLDYPLVGIPTTSKELPKQYKDVVEVGSPMGPDLEIMRTLKPDLVLSTSTLQTDLEDGLTAAKLKTNFLDFRSIASMEKEIKTLGEQLNRQSEAEQLTQSIDQKVGKAQTKVKQDKKPKVLILMGIPGSYLVVTEKAYIGDLVRLAGGENVITGQEQEYLASNTEFLQQANPDIILRAAHGMPKEVVEMFDEEFKTNNNWKHFNAVKNNRVYDLDENLFGMTGSLNAPTALTKLVELFYEQ, encoded by the coding sequence ATGAAAAAACAACTAATGCTAGTCTTAACTTTGCTAGTTCTTTTATTAGCAGCATGTGGGAATGAAAAAAATCCTAATGAAAAAGAAAATTCAGCAAGAGTCGATGATACAGTAACTCAAGAAAAAAAAGAACAACGAGTGATTGCAACAACAGTAGCAAGTGCAGAAATTATGGCTAAATTGGATTATCCTTTAGTTGGTATTCCTACAACATCAAAAGAATTGCCAAAACAATACAAAGATGTTGTGGAAGTTGGTTCACCAATGGGACCAGATTTAGAAATTATGCGCACACTAAAACCAGATTTAGTCTTGTCAACAAGCACACTCCAAACCGATTTGGAAGATGGATTAACAGCTGCAAAATTAAAAACGAACTTTTTAGATTTCCGTAGTATCGCTTCTATGGAAAAAGAAATTAAAACATTAGGTGAGCAATTAAATCGTCAATCAGAAGCAGAACAATTAACGCAATCTATTGATCAAAAAGTTGGTAAAGCTCAAACAAAAGTTAAGCAAGATAAGAAACCAAAGGTGTTAATTTTAATGGGTATTCCAGGTAGTTACTTAGTAGTGACGGAAAAGGCTTATATTGGCGATTTAGTGCGCTTAGCAGGAGGCGAAAACGTTATTACTGGGCAAGAACAAGAATACTTAGCTTCTAATACTGAATTTTTGCAGCAAGCGAACCCGGATATTATTTTGCGGGCGGCTCACGGTATGCCTAAAGAAGTAGTAGAAATGTTTGATGAAGAATTTAAAACCAACAATAATTGGAAACACTTTAATGCAGTTAAGAATAATCGAGTCTATGATTTAGATGAAAACTTATTTGGCATGACAGGTTCGTTAAATGCTCCTACAGCATTAACAAAATTAGTGGAGCTATTTTATGAACAATAA
- a CDS encoding FecCD family ABC transporter permease, protein MNNKVYGFLFVVIALVGTLIWALLSGSLHVSISELIQGLITGENEKVLIIKDLRFPRIILAFFAGAALSVSGLLLQAILRNPLADAGIIGISAGAKFFTLLILAIAPQFYFWTPFFAFLGGVVACCLVFGFSFKVGLKPLHLIVVGVAVNAIFTGLNDILTSSMVQISSQTAGNAINFGMKTWGDVQLLVSYVAIGLLVTFFIAKWCNLLALEDTTLYSLGVPVLKIRFFIALLAVLLASVTTAIVGVISFVGLLVPHLARRLLKTNDYRILIPYSSLLGGLLVLFADTLGRNLMAQMEIPAAIIMLIIGGPFLLFLMWRSTSIAGKNGGEKYDA, encoded by the coding sequence ATGAACAATAAAGTTTATGGTTTTTTATTTGTAGTCATAGCTTTAGTTGGAACGCTTATTTGGGCATTATTATCAGGAAGTTTGCACGTATCAATAAGCGAATTAATTCAAGGGCTGATTACTGGTGAAAATGAAAAAGTGCTGATTATTAAAGATTTACGTTTTCCAAGAATTATTTTAGCTTTTTTTGCGGGAGCAGCTTTATCCGTTTCAGGTTTATTGTTGCAAGCTATTTTACGAAACCCATTAGCCGATGCAGGTATTATTGGAATTTCAGCAGGGGCTAAATTTTTCACATTACTTATTTTAGCGATTGCTCCACAATTCTATTTTTGGACGCCATTTTTTGCCTTTTTAGGAGGCGTGGTAGCTTGTTGTTTAGTATTTGGTTTTAGTTTTAAAGTTGGACTAAAACCGTTGCACTTAATTGTTGTAGGGGTAGCTGTTAATGCTATTTTTACTGGATTAAATGATATTCTAACCAGTTCGATGGTGCAAATATCAAGCCAAACAGCTGGTAATGCGATTAATTTTGGCATGAAAACTTGGGGAGATGTTCAATTATTAGTTAGTTATGTTGCTATTGGTTTACTTGTTACTTTTTTTATTGCAAAGTGGTGCAATTTACTAGCTCTTGAAGATACAACACTATATAGTTTAGGTGTTCCAGTGCTCAAAATACGCTTTTTTATTGCCTTACTAGCGGTACTTTTGGCTTCAGTTACAACGGCGATTGTCGGTGTGATTTCTTTTGTGGGATTACTAGTTCCTCATTTAGCTAGACGTTTACTAAAAACGAATGATTACCGAATTTTAATTCCTTATTCTAGTTTACTAGGTGGTTTATTAGTCTTATTTGCAGACACTTTAGGACGAAATTTAATGGCACAAATGGAAATCCCTGCTGCGATTATTATGTTGATTATAGGTGGCCCCTTCTTATTATTTTTAATGTGGCGGAGTACAAGTATCGCTGGTAAAAATGGAGGGGAAAAGTATGATGCGTAA
- the srtB gene encoding class B sortase, with amino-acid sequence MMRKVFNLVMLAILLFSGYQIINYWVENSHNKTILSDIQTVYQQRKNEPHDANQLRPAFVELQKKNPDMIGWISIEGTEVDYPILQSLDNEYYLKHNYQREVARAGSIFKDYRNQSEDEKNTIIYGHNMKDGSMFASINNYLNPDFYKEHPTFEYETETKSYTVEVFAAYETTTDFYYIETNFQEPGSFTTYLDSVKLKSTITTNVEISENNQILTLSTCDSGLDYGKGRFVVQGKLVEKSK; translated from the coding sequence ATGATGCGTAAAGTATTTAACTTAGTAATGCTTGCTATTTTGCTCTTCTCGGGCTATCAAATCATCAATTATTGGGTAGAAAATAGTCATAATAAAACGATTCTATCAGACATTCAAACAGTTTATCAGCAGAGAAAGAATGAGCCGCATGATGCCAACCAACTTCGTCCTGCATTTGTTGAATTGCAAAAAAAAAATCCAGACATGATTGGTTGGATTTCGATTGAAGGTACAGAAGTTGATTACCCAATTTTACAAAGTTTAGATAATGAGTACTATTTGAAACACAATTATCAAAGGGAAGTTGCACGTGCTGGGAGTATCTTTAAAGATTATCGAAATCAATCAGAAGATGAAAAGAATACAATTATCTATGGACATAATATGAAGGACGGCTCGATGTTTGCGAGTATAAATAATTATCTGAATCCAGATTTTTATAAAGAGCATCCAACTTTTGAGTATGAAACTGAAACGAAAAGTTATACGGTAGAAGTTTTTGCAGCCTATGAAACAACTACAGATTTCTATTATATTGAGACTAATTTTCAAGAACCCGGTTCATTTACTACTTATTTAGATTCAGTTAAGTTAAAGTCGACTATTACAACAAATGTAGAAATTTCTGAAAACAATCAAATTCTGACTTTATCTACTTGTGATTCTGGATTGGATTACGGGAAAGGGCGCTTTGTTGTACAAGGTAAATTGGTAGAAAAATCAAAGTGA
- a CDS encoding WxL domain-containing protein, which translates to MKIKLVSAAILTAMGITALGTVAHAADYPDAKTGISDVNVSVEIGEDGGPTIPPIDPENPEPPVDPGPGNPHIGELSIRYISNLVFPTLPASTETTVVYADQDRNENDETFDNMVTIQDFRNDANRDGWELSVKQDTNSFIPGSFITMTPYVHPTIAAEYQIQTPSASGLRLNNAEQVFARTESQENPSGIVSIGFANPEMDGVELSVPANTPVGDYKTTITWNLSSAPLEDN; encoded by the coding sequence ATGAAAATCAAATTAGTATCAGCAGCTATTTTAACAGCAATGGGAATTACAGCGTTAGGAACGGTTGCTCATGCAGCAGACTATCCAGATGCAAAAACAGGAATTAGTGATGTCAATGTCAGTGTTGAAATTGGAGAAGATGGGGGACCTACAATTCCACCTATTGATCCAGAAAATCCAGAACCACCAGTTGATCCAGGTCCAGGGAATCCTCATATTGGTGAATTATCTATTAGATATATTTCGAATCTTGTGTTCCCGACTTTACCAGCTTCTACTGAAACAACTGTAGTTTATGCGGATCAAGATAGAAATGAAAATGATGAGACATTTGATAATATGGTAACCATTCAAGATTTTCGTAACGATGCGAATCGTGATGGATGGGAATTATCTGTAAAGCAAGATACGAATTCATTTATACCAGGAAGTTTTATTACAATGACTCCATATGTGCATCCAACAATTGCGGCTGAGTATCAGATACAAACACCATCTGCAAGTGGATTAAGATTAAACAATGCGGAGCAAGTATTCGCACGTACAGAAAGTCAAGAAAATCCATCAGGAATCGTCTCGATTGGTTTTGCGAATCCAGAAATGGATGGAGTAGAATTAAGTGTACCAGCTAATACACCAGTTGGAGACTACAAAACAACAATTACTTGGAATTTATCTA